A stretch of the Nicotiana tabacum cultivar K326 chromosome 6, ASM71507v2, whole genome shotgun sequence genome encodes the following:
- the LOC107828658 gene encoding uncharacterized protein LOC107828658 isoform X2 encodes MYIEKNVFDNIFNTVMNVKGKTKDNAKSIADLKIFCHRPELHQDESSKKYPKACYMLEKNAKEVLCKWLQELRFPNGYVSNMGRCVDMNKLKLFGMKSHDCHVFMQLLISIAFRELLPRNVWQPLTELSLFFKDLTATALTEEHMAQLEKDIPHTSCKLERIFPPSFWDPMEHLPIHLAYEARLASPVQGRWMFPYERYLLKLKNKVKNKNKVEGSICNAYLVEEASSFCAHYFKSHVSTRHRKVPRNSDDCRVGGDKYPEMLSIFKHAGRSFGKKKPRRLDDKEYHAARTYVLLNCDEVKPYIRIYEDTLREIQPNIQNSEIDAKLETEFASWFEKYCKLLRRILKLILL; translated from the exons ATGTACATCGAGAAAAACGtgtttgataatatttttaacacggtgatgaatgtcaaagggaaAACAAAAGACAATGCCAAATCTATAGcagatttgaaaatattttgtcaTCGTCCAGAGTTGCATCaagatgaaagtagcaaaaaGTATCCTAAAGCTTGTTATATGTTAGAAAAGAATGCAAAAGAAGTGCTTTGTAAGTGGTTGCAAGAGTTGAGATTTCCCAATGGTTATGTGTCTAACATGGGTAGATGTGTAGACATGAACAAGCTTAAACTCTTTGGTATGAAGAGTCATGATTGCCATGTGTTTATGCAACTCCTAATATCCATTGCATTTCGAGAACTACTTCCACGAAATGTATGGCAACCATTGACGGAGTTGAGTCTTTTCTTTAAAGATCTCACCGCTACTGCATTAACAGAGGAACACATGGCACAGTTAGAAAAAGATATTCCTCACACCTCGTGTAAGCTTGAGCGTATTTTTCCTCCGAGCTTCTGGGATCCTATGGAACACCTTCCTATCCATTTAGCTTACGAAGCACGTTTAGCTAGCCCAGTTCAGGGCCGATGGATGTTTCCATATGAGAG GTATCTCCTTAAGTTGAAGAACAAAgtaaaaaataagaataaagtTGAAGGTTCTATATGCAATGCATATTTGGTTGAAGAAGCATCATCCTTTTGTGCGCACTACTTTAAGTCACATGTGTCGACAAGGCATAGGAAAGTGCCACGAAATTCGGATGATTGTAGGGTTGGAGGTGACAAATATCCCGAAATGCTTTCTATTTTCAAGCATGCTGGACGATCTTTTGGAAAGAAGAAACCAAGGAGGTTAGATGATAAAGAATATCATGCGGCTCGtacatatgttttgttgaattgtGATGAAGTGAAACCATATATAAG AATTTATGAAGATACTTTGAGAGAAATTCAACCAAATATTCAAAATAGCGAGATTGATGCTAAACTTGAAACAGAATTTGCATCTTGGTTTGAGAAATAC TGCAAGCTACTCAGGCGTATCTTGAAACTTATCCTACTCTAA
- the LOC107828658 gene encoding uncharacterized protein LOC107828658 isoform X1 produces MYIEKNVFDNIFNTVMNVKGKTKDNAKSIADLKIFCHRPELHQDESSKKYPKACYMLEKNAKEVLCKWLQELRFPNGYVSNMGRCVDMNKLKLFGMKSHDCHVFMQLLISIAFRELLPRNVWQPLTELSLFFKDLTATALTEEHMAQLEKDIPHTSCKLERIFPPSFWDPMEHLPIHLAYEARLASPVQGRWMFPYERYLLKLKNKVKNKNKVEGSICNAYLVEEASSFCAHYFKSHVSTRHRKVPRNSDDCRVGGDKYPEMLSIFKHAGRSFGKKKPRRLDDKEYHAARTYVLLNCDEVKPYIRIYEDTLREIQPNIQNSEIDAKLETEFASWFEKYAYDPSSGIGNQIIKDLAEGPLYKCKLLRRILKLILL; encoded by the exons ATGTACATCGAGAAAAACGtgtttgataatatttttaacacggtgatgaatgtcaaagggaaAACAAAAGACAATGCCAAATCTATAGcagatttgaaaatattttgtcaTCGTCCAGAGTTGCATCaagatgaaagtagcaaaaaGTATCCTAAAGCTTGTTATATGTTAGAAAAGAATGCAAAAGAAGTGCTTTGTAAGTGGTTGCAAGAGTTGAGATTTCCCAATGGTTATGTGTCTAACATGGGTAGATGTGTAGACATGAACAAGCTTAAACTCTTTGGTATGAAGAGTCATGATTGCCATGTGTTTATGCAACTCCTAATATCCATTGCATTTCGAGAACTACTTCCACGAAATGTATGGCAACCATTGACGGAGTTGAGTCTTTTCTTTAAAGATCTCACCGCTACTGCATTAACAGAGGAACACATGGCACAGTTAGAAAAAGATATTCCTCACACCTCGTGTAAGCTTGAGCGTATTTTTCCTCCGAGCTTCTGGGATCCTATGGAACACCTTCCTATCCATTTAGCTTACGAAGCACGTTTAGCTAGCCCAGTTCAGGGCCGATGGATGTTTCCATATGAGAG GTATCTCCTTAAGTTGAAGAACAAAgtaaaaaataagaataaagtTGAAGGTTCTATATGCAATGCATATTTGGTTGAAGAAGCATCATCCTTTTGTGCGCACTACTTTAAGTCACATGTGTCGACAAGGCATAGGAAAGTGCCACGAAATTCGGATGATTGTAGGGTTGGAGGTGACAAATATCCCGAAATGCTTTCTATTTTCAAGCATGCTGGACGATCTTTTGGAAAGAAGAAACCAAGGAGGTTAGATGATAAAGAATATCATGCGGCTCGtacatatgttttgttgaattgtGATGAAGTGAAACCATATATAAG AATTTATGAAGATACTTTGAGAGAAATTCAACCAAATATTCAAAATAGCGAGATTGATGCTAAACTTGAAACAGAATTTGCATCTTGGTTTGAGAAATAC GCATATGATCCTTCATCGGGCATTGGCAATCAAATCATAAAAGATCTTGCAGAAGGGCCGTTATATAAG TGCAAGCTACTCAGGCGTATCTTGAAACTTATCCTACTCTAA
- the LOC107828658 gene encoding uncharacterized protein LOC107828658 isoform X3, producing MYIEKNVFDNIFNTVMNVKGKTKDNAKSIADLKIFCHRPELHQDESSKKYPKACYMLEKNAKEVLCKWLQELRFPNGYVSNMGRCVDMNKLKLFGMKSHDCHVFMQLLISIAFRELLPRNVWQPLTELSLFFKDLTATALTEEHMAQLEKDIPHTSCKLERIFPPSFWDPMEHLPIHLAYEARLASPVQGRWMFPYERYLLKLKNKVKNKNKVEGSICNAYLVEEASSFCAHYFKSHVSTRHRKVPRNSDDCRVGGDKYPEMLSIFKHAGRSFGKKKPRRLDDKEYHAARTYVLLNCDEVKPYIRHMILHRALAIKS from the exons ATGTACATCGAGAAAAACGtgtttgataatatttttaacacggtgatgaatgtcaaagggaaAACAAAAGACAATGCCAAATCTATAGcagatttgaaaatattttgtcaTCGTCCAGAGTTGCATCaagatgaaagtagcaaaaaGTATCCTAAAGCTTGTTATATGTTAGAAAAGAATGCAAAAGAAGTGCTTTGTAAGTGGTTGCAAGAGTTGAGATTTCCCAATGGTTATGTGTCTAACATGGGTAGATGTGTAGACATGAACAAGCTTAAACTCTTTGGTATGAAGAGTCATGATTGCCATGTGTTTATGCAACTCCTAATATCCATTGCATTTCGAGAACTACTTCCACGAAATGTATGGCAACCATTGACGGAGTTGAGTCTTTTCTTTAAAGATCTCACCGCTACTGCATTAACAGAGGAACACATGGCACAGTTAGAAAAAGATATTCCTCACACCTCGTGTAAGCTTGAGCGTATTTTTCCTCCGAGCTTCTGGGATCCTATGGAACACCTTCCTATCCATTTAGCTTACGAAGCACGTTTAGCTAGCCCAGTTCAGGGCCGATGGATGTTTCCATATGAGAG GTATCTCCTTAAGTTGAAGAACAAAgtaaaaaataagaataaagtTGAAGGTTCTATATGCAATGCATATTTGGTTGAAGAAGCATCATCCTTTTGTGCGCACTACTTTAAGTCACATGTGTCGACAAGGCATAGGAAAGTGCCACGAAATTCGGATGATTGTAGGGTTGGAGGTGACAAATATCCCGAAATGCTTTCTATTTTCAAGCATGCTGGACGATCTTTTGGAAAGAAGAAACCAAGGAGGTTAGATGATAAAGAATATCATGCGGCTCGtacatatgttttgttgaattgtGATGAAGTGAAACCATATATAAG GCATATGATCCTTCATCGGGCATTGGCAATCAAATCATAA
- the LOC107828658 gene encoding uncharacterized protein LOC107828658 isoform X4, giving the protein MYIEKNVFDNIFNTVMNVKGKTKDNAKSIADLKIFCHRPELHQDESSKKYPKACYMLEKNAKEVLCKWLQELRFPNGYVSNMGRCVDMNKLKLFGMKSHDCHVFMQLLISIAFRELLPRNVWQPLTELSLFFKDLTATALTEEHMAQLEKDIPHTSCKLERIFPPSFWDPMEHLPIHLAYEARLASPVQGRWMFPYERYLLKLKNKVKNKNKVEGSICNAYLVEEASSFCAHYFKSHVSTRHRKVPRNSDDCRVGGDKYPEMLSIFKHAGRSFGKKKPRRLDDKEYHAARTYVLLNCDEVKPYISASYSGVS; this is encoded by the exons ATGTACATCGAGAAAAACGtgtttgataatatttttaacacggtgatgaatgtcaaagggaaAACAAAAGACAATGCCAAATCTATAGcagatttgaaaatattttgtcaTCGTCCAGAGTTGCATCaagatgaaagtagcaaaaaGTATCCTAAAGCTTGTTATATGTTAGAAAAGAATGCAAAAGAAGTGCTTTGTAAGTGGTTGCAAGAGTTGAGATTTCCCAATGGTTATGTGTCTAACATGGGTAGATGTGTAGACATGAACAAGCTTAAACTCTTTGGTATGAAGAGTCATGATTGCCATGTGTTTATGCAACTCCTAATATCCATTGCATTTCGAGAACTACTTCCACGAAATGTATGGCAACCATTGACGGAGTTGAGTCTTTTCTTTAAAGATCTCACCGCTACTGCATTAACAGAGGAACACATGGCACAGTTAGAAAAAGATATTCCTCACACCTCGTGTAAGCTTGAGCGTATTTTTCCTCCGAGCTTCTGGGATCCTATGGAACACCTTCCTATCCATTTAGCTTACGAAGCACGTTTAGCTAGCCCAGTTCAGGGCCGATGGATGTTTCCATATGAGAG GTATCTCCTTAAGTTGAAGAACAAAgtaaaaaataagaataaagtTGAAGGTTCTATATGCAATGCATATTTGGTTGAAGAAGCATCATCCTTTTGTGCGCACTACTTTAAGTCACATGTGTCGACAAGGCATAGGAAAGTGCCACGAAATTCGGATGATTGTAGGGTTGGAGGTGACAAATATCCCGAAATGCTTTCTATTTTCAAGCATGCTGGACGATCTTTTGGAAAGAAGAAACCAAGGAGGTTAGATGATAAAGAATATCATGCGGCTCGtacatatgttttgttgaattgtGATGAAGTGAAACCATATATAAG TGCAAGCTACTCAGGCGTATCTTGA
- the LOC107828658 gene encoding uncharacterized protein LOC107828658 isoform X5 produces MYIEKNVFDNIFNTVMNVKGKTKDNAKSIADLKIFCHRPELHQDESSKKYPKACYMLEKNAKEVLCKWLQELRFPNGYVSNMGRCVDMNKLKLFGMKSHDCHVFMQLLISIAFRELLPRNVWQPLTELSLFFKDLTATALTEEHMAQLEKDIPHTSCKLERIFPPSFWDPMEHLPIHLAYEARLASPVQGRWMFPYERYLLKLKNKVKNKNKVEGSICNAYLVEEASSFCAHYFKSHVSTRHRKVPRNSDDCRVGGDKYPEMLSIFKHAGRSFGKKKPRRLDDKEYHAARTYVLLNCDEVKPYIRI; encoded by the exons ATGTACATCGAGAAAAACGtgtttgataatatttttaacacggtgatgaatgtcaaagggaaAACAAAAGACAATGCCAAATCTATAGcagatttgaaaatattttgtcaTCGTCCAGAGTTGCATCaagatgaaagtagcaaaaaGTATCCTAAAGCTTGTTATATGTTAGAAAAGAATGCAAAAGAAGTGCTTTGTAAGTGGTTGCAAGAGTTGAGATTTCCCAATGGTTATGTGTCTAACATGGGTAGATGTGTAGACATGAACAAGCTTAAACTCTTTGGTATGAAGAGTCATGATTGCCATGTGTTTATGCAACTCCTAATATCCATTGCATTTCGAGAACTACTTCCACGAAATGTATGGCAACCATTGACGGAGTTGAGTCTTTTCTTTAAAGATCTCACCGCTACTGCATTAACAGAGGAACACATGGCACAGTTAGAAAAAGATATTCCTCACACCTCGTGTAAGCTTGAGCGTATTTTTCCTCCGAGCTTCTGGGATCCTATGGAACACCTTCCTATCCATTTAGCTTACGAAGCACGTTTAGCTAGCCCAGTTCAGGGCCGATGGATGTTTCCATATGAGAG GTATCTCCTTAAGTTGAAGAACAAAgtaaaaaataagaataaagtTGAAGGTTCTATATGCAATGCATATTTGGTTGAAGAAGCATCATCCTTTTGTGCGCACTACTTTAAGTCACATGTGTCGACAAGGCATAGGAAAGTGCCACGAAATTCGGATGATTGTAGGGTTGGAGGTGACAAATATCCCGAAATGCTTTCTATTTTCAAGCATGCTGGACGATCTTTTGGAAAGAAGAAACCAAGGAGGTTAGATGATAAAGAATATCATGCGGCTCGtacatatgttttgttgaattgtGATGAAGTGAAACCATATATAAG AATATGA